The DNA window aagggggcggggccaacCCGCTTGCACATCCTGCTTCCCCTCAACGCCGCCGTCTCTTCTCGGCCGGAGGTCGACGACCCCAACGTCCGCTTCCACGCTCACCTGCCCCCTCTGGAGGTGGACCGTGCCGGGGTCAGGGGGCGGGTCTTTAAGAACAGCCTCTACAAAGTGATGGACGCTCAGGGGAAGGCGAGTTTCCTCTTTACAACCTTACGTCATTCATACTGTCGACTCACCAGAAATGTGAGGGATATTGTGGCATTTCAGAATGATCCTGTTTGACGGAAtctggccacacccacagcTCCGCCCTCGGGAGGGCGGAGCCTCCCTTCTGATCAGTGTCGCTGCTCTCTGCATTTCAGCCTCATTTCTGTGTTCTGGAGTACGCCACGCCACTGCTGACCCTCCACCAGATGTCCCATGAGAGCAGCGCTGGGTTTGGAGAAGCCCAGAGACGCCATCAAGTCCTCCTTTTCTACAGGACCCTGCGGGACATTCTGGAAAGTTCCCTGCAGTGCCGGAACCTCTACCGGCTGATTCTGTTGGACGGTGAGGGAAATAAAGTCACTTGATGCGTTCAGGATCTAGAGAAATAAACAGTCCGAATCCAGAAGATTGATGCAACATCTGACGCTCCTCCTCTAGACCAGCGTACCCATGAGCCCCACTACCTGTCTACGGAGATCGTCCggcacctgcagcagcagcagaaggaggaGGTCTGCTTGGCTCCCACCCTGGACCTGGCACTGGGGGCTGCTGGACCAATGAGCTCCATGCCCAGCCTCCAGATCAGCAACACGCCGCGCCCACTGAGATGTGAGCCAGAGGAGAACTCTGAACTCTGACGTGCTGGTCTTCACGCAGTCCACGTTCAGCGCTGGTGGgcgagaaccaggaaatttcACGATTTTGTAAAATAACTTCAATTAAATCCACTGGTGCTTTTTGTCACTGAAAATGAGAATAGGTGTGTTtgaggacatttacagcatttaccagacgcccttatccagagcgtcttacag is part of the Denticeps clupeoides unplaced genomic scaffold, fDenClu1.1, whole genome shotgun sequence genome and encodes:
- the LOC114779091 gene encoding stimulator of interferon genes protein-like, which gives rise to MWPPRDVESVVPRPRGTLRRVCGVVLGIFALICCLLGRPVSFVVKTVHLTLCGLALGVTLLTVCLVAEEWCFHLPQRYGGSVCRMLRVCVCHRAQVGVSALALLFMLRAEPLSGDDLLNVLISASCFLLLKTTAVLVPSPVEMSEVCEAGKMNVSHGLAWSFYLGYLKLVLPHLQKSVEKLKELNGAVLKGAGPTRLHILLPLNAAVSSRPEVDDPNVRFHAHLPPLEVDRAGVRGRVFKNSLYKVMDAQGKPHFCVLEYATPLLTLHQMSHESSAGFGEAQRRHQVLLFYRTLRDILESSLQCRNLYRLILLDDQRTHEPHYLSTEIVRHLQQQQKEEVCLAPTLDLALGAAGPMSSMPSLQISNTPRPLRCEPEENSEL